Within the Candidatus Cloacimonadota bacterium genome, the region AAGTGATAAATATGCCGATATAGAACGCAAAGCACTCGGTGTGATTAAACGTCAACCAGTGAAAGAACCGTTACAGACCGGATTAAAGGCGATCGACTCGATGGTGCCCATTGGTAGAGGACAAAGAGAATTAATTATCGGAGACCGACAAACAGGAAAAACTGCCATCGCGATCGATACAATAATAAACCAAAAAGATACAGACGTTATTTGTATCTATGTTGCTATCGGGCAAAAGAAATCATCTGTGGCAACTTTAGTAAAGATCTTACAAGATTTTGGAGCGATGGATTATACTATTATTGTCTCAGCTACCGCCTCGGAACCCCCGGCTTTACAATATCTGGCTCCTTATGCCGGTTGTACTATCGGAGAGTTCTTCAGAGACAATGGTAAACATGCTTTGATCATTTATGATGACCTATCTAAACATGCTGTATCTTACCGTGAGTTATCATTACTATTGAGAAGACCACCCGGCAGAGAAGCTTATCCGGGTGATGTTTTCTATCTTCATTCCCGTCTTTTGGAAAGAGCATCCAAACTCAATGACGAGTTAGGCGGTGGTTCTCTAACCGCTCTCCCAATAATCGAGACCAAAGCAGACGATATTTCTGCCTATATCCCGACTAATGTGATCTCTATTACTGATGGGCAGATCTATCTTAGCAGCCGTCTGTTTTATTCTGGTATCAGACCGGCAATTAATCCCGGACTATCAGTATCACGTGTCGGTGGGAGTGCTCAGATCAAATCTATGAAAAATGTTGTGGGGCAGTTACGTTTAGACCTTGCTCAATACAACGAATTGGAAGCTTTCGCCAAATTCGGTTCTGATCTGGATAAGGCTACTCAAGCACAGTTACAAAGAGGTGAACGGCTAATTGAGATCCTAAAACAGGATCAATATCAACCGTTACCTATAGCAAAACAGATTTTTATCATCTTCATGGCTAATAACGGATACTTAGACGATATCGAGATCAGTAAAGTAAAGGAAGTCGAAAAGGAACTATTCCATACTCTTGATGCCGAATACACAGATTTCATGAAAAAGCTTACTACTGAGAGTTTGACTGATGAGTTGAAGAATCAGATGCACGATATCTGTAAGAAAGTAATAGAAAAAATGTGATTGAGTAATCAGAAACTGCAGGGAGCTATAAGTGGCTAACATTAGAGATATCAAGAATCGCATCGTATCAATAAAAAATACACGGCAAATTACCAATGCGATGAAGATGGTGGCAGCATCCAAACTGCGTAAAGCTCAGGAAAGGATAATCAATGCCCGCCCCTATGCCGATTATATAGATATGATGATCAGAACCATAAAATACAAGAACCCCGCTGCCAAACACCCCTTCCTTTACAGCAGAGAACATGCAAAGAGTGATAACACTGCATTACTTGTCTTCACTGCAGATAGAGGATTATGCGGTTCTTTTAATTCTAATATCATCAGAGCTGCCAATAAGTATCTGGAACAAAATCATCAAACAGATGTTATCTGCATCGGCAAGAAAGGTTACGATAACCTGAAAAAAAGAACAGACAGAGTAATAGAAAAATATCTCAATTACTTCAATGTCATAGATTTTGATACTACCAAAGATATTAGCCGGCTTGTAATAGATCTCTATATGAATAAGGGATACGATAAGATAGATGTGATCTATAATGAATTTAAATCGGCAATTCAGCAAAATATTATCAGCCGTCAATTGCTGCCAATAGTCCCTATGGACTCTGAGGTCGTTTCTCAAACCGACTTCCTTTATGAACCGGATGAAGATACTATCATCGAGGAGTTGGGAGAGAAGTATGTTGATGTCGAGATCTGGCGTATGATGTTAGAGTCTTCTGCTGCTGAACAGGGTGCTAGAATGACCGCTATGGATAATGCAACCGAAAATGCCAGTGAGTTGATAGAACAACTCACCTTGCTCCACAACAGAGCAAGACAGGCATCTATAACAACTGAAATTATAGAGATAGCTTCCGGAGCTGAAGCGATTAATGAATAGAATATTAAAACAAAG harbors:
- the atpA gene encoding F0F1 ATP synthase subunit alpha, which encodes MKIQPDEISTILKQKIDEFKFEIDIDETGQVIEVGDGIALIYGLDKVMAGEMLLFPGDVYGMALNLEEEYVGCILFDESRKIKEGDIVKRTNKILNVPVGEALLGRVVNPLGLPIDGKGEIKSDKYADIERKALGVIKRQPVKEPLQTGLKAIDSMVPIGRGQRELIIGDRQTGKTAIAIDTIINQKDTDVICIYVAIGQKKSSVATLVKILQDFGAMDYTIIVSATASEPPALQYLAPYAGCTIGEFFRDNGKHALIIYDDLSKHAVSYRELSLLLRRPPGREAYPGDVFYLHSRLLERASKLNDELGGGSLTALPIIETKADDISAYIPTNVISITDGQIYLSSRLFYSGIRPAINPGLSVSRVGGSAQIKSMKNVVGQLRLDLAQYNELEAFAKFGSDLDKATQAQLQRGERLIEILKQDQYQPLPIAKQIFIIFMANNGYLDDIEISKVKEVEKELFHTLDAEYTDFMKKLTTESLTDELKNQMHDICKKVIEKM
- the atpG gene encoding ATP synthase F1 subunit gamma, which translates into the protein MANIRDIKNRIVSIKNTRQITNAMKMVAASKLRKAQERIINARPYADYIDMMIRTIKYKNPAAKHPFLYSREHAKSDNTALLVFTADRGLCGSFNSNIIRAANKYLEQNHQTDVICIGKKGYDNLKKRTDRVIEKYLNYFNVIDFDTTKDISRLVIDLYMNKGYDKIDVIYNEFKSAIQQNIISRQLLPIVPMDSEVVSQTDFLYEPDEDTIIEELGEKYVDVEIWRMMLESSAAEQGARMTAMDNATENASELIEQLTLLHNRARQASITTEIIEIASGAEAINE